One stretch of Caloenas nicobarica isolate bCalNic1 chromosome 2, bCalNic1.hap1, whole genome shotgun sequence DNA includes these proteins:
- the COMMD3 gene encoding COMM domain-containing protein 3 isoform X2, with protein MELSPYAQGGWRLLGDPRRFPRRPYAALLRAAFRSLLEHPRAGLDDPDLKDIDPTVLKHCHAAAATCILEAGKQKADMSAISTCLEDCKLDKERIEQFCTEYQKNKDALEILLGSIGRSPLHITDVSWRLEYQIKSNQLHKTYQPSYLVTLNVENSDSGSHPDVSFSCTMEQLQRND; from the exons ATGGAGCTGTCGCCGTACGCGCAGGGCGGGTGGCGGCTGCTGGGCGACCCCCGCCGCTTCCCCCGCCGGCCGTACGCCGCGCTGCTCCGCGCCGCGTTCCGCAGCCTCCTGGAGCACCCCCGTGCCGGGCTGG acGATCCAGACCTGAAAGATATTGACCCTACGGTATTAAAACATTGCCATGCTGCGGCTGCAACATGTATTCtggaggcaggaaagcagaaagccGACATGTCAGCTATAAG caCGTGTCTAGAAGACTGTAAACTGGATAAAGAGAGAATAGAACAATTTTGCACCGAATATCAG aaaaacaAGGATGCATTGGAAATCCTGTTGGGAAG CATAGGCAGATCTCCTCTCCATATAACTGATGTGTCTTGGCGCTTGGAATATCAGATCAAG agCAATCAACTTCATAAAACTTACCAGCCTTCCTACTTGGTGACCTTAAATGTAGAG aacagtgATTCAGGATCACACCCAGATGTTAGTTTTAGTTGCACGATGGAACAATTACAG AGAAATGATTAA
- the BMI1 gene encoding polycomb complex protein BMI-1, whose product MHRTTRIKITELNPHLMCVLCGGYFIDATTIIECLHSFCKTCIVRYLETSKYCPICDVQVHKTRPLLNIRSDKTLQDIVYKLVPGLFKNEMKRRRDFYAAHPSADAANGSNEDRGEVADEDKRIITDDEIISLSIEFFDQNRLERKGNKEKEKSKEEVNDKRYLRCPAAMTVMHLRKFLRSKMDIPNTFQIDVMYEEEPLKDYYTLMDIAYIYTWRRNGPLPLKYRVRPTCKRMKISHQREGLNNSGELESDSGSDKASSPAGGIPSTSSCLPSPSTPVQSPHPQFPHISSTMNGTSSSPSSNHQSSFTNRARKTSINGSSATSSG is encoded by the exons ATGCACCGAACAACCAGAATCAAAATAACCGAGCTAAACCCCCATCTCATGTGCGTGCTCTGCGGCGGGTACTTCATTGATGCAACAACCATCATAGAGTGCCTCCACTCCT TCTGTAAGACCTGTATCGTGCGTTACTTGGAGACCAGCAAGTATTGTCCTATCTGTGATGTCCAAGTTCACAAAACTCGGCCGCTTTTGAATATAAG GTCAGATAAAACTCTCCAAGATATTGTATACAAGCTAGTACCAGGCCTTTTCAAAA atgaaatgaaaagaagaaggGATTTTTATGCTGCTCATCCGTCGGCTGATG CTGCCAATGGCTCTAATGAAGACAGGGGAGAAGTGGCTGACGAAGACAAAAGAATTATAACAGACGACGAGATAATAAGCTTATCCATTGAATTCTTTGACCAGAATAG ACTGGAACGAAAAGgaaataaggagaaagaaaaatcaaaggaagaG GTGAATGACAAAAGATATTTACGCTGCCCAGCAGCAATGACAGTGATGCATCTAAGAAAGTTCCTGCGAAGTAAAATGGATATACCTAACACTTTCCAG ATCGATGTCATGTATGAAGAGGAACCTCTGAAGGACTACTACACCCTCATGGACATTGCCTACATCTATACCTGGAGGCGG AATGGGCCTCTCCCCCTGAAATACCGGGTCAGACCTACTTGCAAGAGGATGAAGATCAGTCACCAGAGGGAAGGCTTGAATAACAGCGGGGAGCTGGAAAGTGACTCTGGGAGCGACAAGGCGAGCAGCCCGGCAGGAGGCatcccctccacctcctcctgtttgcccagccccagcacaccgGTCCAGTCTCctcacccccagttcccccaCATCTCCAGCACCATGAatggcaccagcagcagccccagcagtaACCATCAGTCCTCCTTTACCAACAGAGCACGGAAAACGTCGATAAATGGCTCCTCGGCCACTTCATCTGGTTGA
- the COMMD3 gene encoding COMM domain-containing protein 3 isoform X1, which produces MELSPYAQGGWRLLGDPRRFPRRPYAALLRAAFRSLLEHPRAGLDDPDLKDIDPTVLKHCHAAAATCILEAGKQKADMSAISTCLEDCKLDKERIEQFCTEYQKNKDALEILLGSIGRSPLHITDVSWRLEYQIKSNQLHKTYQPSYLVTLNVENSDSGSHPDVSFSCTMEQLQDLVGKLKDAAKSLERATQL; this is translated from the exons ATGGAGCTGTCGCCGTACGCGCAGGGCGGGTGGCGGCTGCTGGGCGACCCCCGCCGCTTCCCCCGCCGGCCGTACGCCGCGCTGCTCCGCGCCGCGTTCCGCAGCCTCCTGGAGCACCCCCGTGCCGGGCTGG acGATCCAGACCTGAAAGATATTGACCCTACGGTATTAAAACATTGCCATGCTGCGGCTGCAACATGTATTCtggaggcaggaaagcagaaagccGACATGTCAGCTATAAG caCGTGTCTAGAAGACTGTAAACTGGATAAAGAGAGAATAGAACAATTTTGCACCGAATATCAG aaaaacaAGGATGCATTGGAAATCCTGTTGGGAAG CATAGGCAGATCTCCTCTCCATATAACTGATGTGTCTTGGCGCTTGGAATATCAGATCAAG agCAATCAACTTCATAAAACTTACCAGCCTTCCTACTTGGTGACCTTAAATGTAGAG aacagtgATTCAGGATCACACCCAGATGTTAGTTTTAGTTGCACGATGGAACAATTACAG GATTTAGTTGGAAAACTAAAAGATGCTGCAAAAAGTCTAGAGAGAGCGACTCAGTTGTGA